The following proteins come from a genomic window of Polaribacter dokdonensis:
- a CDS encoding GNAT family N-acetyltransferase, with protein sequence MKIRQSTLKDVPSIMTIIDDAKAYLASQNIDQWQNGYPNEEQVKNDIEKEESYVVVNDDNQVMATSMFTLRKEPTYKEVIDGKWLNSEEETYGVVHRLAIKKEYRKLGLATFLFDDFHQQLKNKNIKSLKIDTHEDNLGMQSLIKKLGYQYCGIIYTSYNAKRLAFEKIIS encoded by the coding sequence ATGAAGATTAGACAGTCTACCTTAAAGGATGTGCCAAGCATTATGACTATTATAGACGATGCAAAAGCCTACTTAGCATCTCAAAATATTGATCAATGGCAAAATGGTTATCCTAATGAAGAGCAGGTTAAAAACGACATCGAAAAAGAGGAAAGTTATGTAGTTGTAAATGACGATAATCAAGTCATGGCAACTTCAATGTTCACCTTAAGAAAAGAACCAACTTATAAAGAAGTCATTGATGGTAAATGGCTTAATTCTGAAGAAGAAACTTATGGAGTAGTTCATAGATTAGCTATTAAAAAGGAATACAGAAAACTAGGTTTAGCTACTTTTTTATTTGATGATTTTCATCAACAATTAAAAAATAAAAATATTAAAAGTTTAAAAATTGATACTCATGAAGATAATTTGGGTATGCAATCTCTTATAAAGAAACTTGGTTATCAATATTGTGGAATTATTTACACAAGTTATAATGCAAAAAGATTGGCTTTTGAGAAAATAATTAGTTAA
- the lysA gene encoding diaminopimelate decarboxylase, with protein sequence MENTQLIELANKYGSPLYVYDTDKIASQYNRLTSAFSNVKNLKLNYAVKALSNVNILKFFKNLGAGLDTVSYQEVQLGLTTGINPKNIIYTPNGVSLQEIEEVAKLGVQINIDNLSILEIFGQKHPEIPVCVRINPHIMAGGNSKISVGHIDSKFGISIHQVPHIKRVVENTGMNINGIHMHTGSDILDIDTFLRASDILFDVARQFKNIDFIDFGSGFKVPYKEGDISTDIEQLGIQLSERFNEFCADYGKDITLMFEPGKFLVSEAGVFLAKVNVVKQTTSTVFAHVDSGFNHLVRPMMYDSYHHITNISNPEGRDRYYSVVGYICETDTFASNRRIAEISEEDVLCFHNAGAYCFSMASNYNSRYLPAEVMLVDGKDYLIRKRQTIQDILNNQENVELPSKKEVEKAEVTA encoded by the coding sequence GTGGAAAACACTCAACTTATAGAATTAGCAAATAAATATGGAAGCCCCTTATATGTTTATGATACAGATAAAATTGCTTCTCAATACAATAGATTAACAAGCGCTTTTAGTAACGTAAAAAATCTTAAATTAAATTATGCAGTTAAAGCACTATCTAATGTAAATATTTTAAAATTCTTTAAAAACTTAGGTGCAGGTTTAGACACTGTTTCTTATCAAGAAGTGCAATTGGGTTTAACTACAGGAATTAACCCTAAAAATATTATTTACACACCTAATGGAGTTTCTTTACAAGAAATTGAAGAAGTGGCAAAATTAGGAGTTCAAATTAATATTGATAATTTATCTATCTTAGAAATTTTTGGCCAAAAACATCCAGAAATTCCTGTTTGTGTAAGAATCAACCCACATATTATGGCTGGTGGAAATTCTAAAATTTCTGTAGGTCATATAGATTCTAAATTCGGAATTTCTATTCATCAAGTTCCACATATAAAACGAGTTGTTGAAAATACAGGTATGAATATCAATGGTATTCACATGCATACAGGCTCTGATATTTTAGATATTGACACTTTTTTACGTGCTTCAGATATTTTATTTGATGTAGCTCGTCAATTTAAAAATATTGATTTTATCGATTTTGGAAGTGGCTTTAAAGTGCCTTATAAAGAAGGAGATATTTCTACAGATATTGAACAGTTAGGAATTCAACTTTCTGAAAGGTTCAATGAGTTCTGTGCAGATTATGGTAAAGACATCACTTTAATGTTCGAACCTGGAAAATTTTTAGTTTCAGAGGCTGGTGTTTTTCTTGCAAAAGTAAATGTTGTAAAACAAACAACATCAACCGTTTTTGCGCATGTAGATTCTGGTTTTAATCATTTAGTAAGACCAATGATGTATGATTCATATCATCATATCACAAACATCTCTAATCCAGAAGGTAGAGATCGTTATTACTCTGTTGTAGGTTACATTTGTGAAACAGATACTTTTGCATCTAATAGAAGAATTGCAGAAATTTCTGAAGAAGATGTATTATGTTTCCATAATGCAGGCGCTTATTGTTTTTCAATGGCATCTAACTATAATTCGCGTTATTTACCTGCAGAAGTTATGCTTGTAGATGGTAAAGATTATTTGATTAGAAAAAGACAAACCATTCAAGATATTTTAAACAATCAAGAAAATGTTGAGCTTCCATCAAAAAAAGAAGTAGAAAAGGCAGAAGTAACAGCTTAG
- a CDS encoding fumarylacetoacetate hydrolase family protein produces the protein MKILGIGSNYVTDLKDIPEKKKGKKFIFSKPESSLAVNCDVEYPSKITNELIYEVELVVKVGKEGKNITKENANSYISEIAIGIDYTAKDILTKARETKHPWEFAKGFDGAAPISTFKSIENYDLGNIDFDLKINGEEKQKSNTAYMINDFADIISFISEYMTLQPGDLIFTGTPALGKGEIFKGDQLQCSINGELLLDFKMI, from the coding sequence ATGAAAATTCTAGGTATAGGTAGCAATTACGTAACAGACTTAAAAGACATTCCAGAAAAAAAGAAAGGTAAAAAGTTTATTTTTTCTAAACCAGAGTCTAGCTTGGCTGTTAATTGCGATGTTGAGTATCCTTCTAAAATTACCAACGAATTAATTTATGAGGTTGAATTAGTGGTTAAAGTTGGAAAGGAAGGTAAAAATATAACTAAAGAAAATGCAAATTCTTACATTTCCGAAATTGCTATTGGTATAGATTATACAGCCAAAGATATTTTAACGAAGGCCAGAGAAACAAAACATCCTTGGGAGTTTGCAAAAGGTTTTGATGGTGCTGCACCTATCTCTACCTTTAAATCTATTGAAAACTATGATTTAGGCAACATAGATTTTGATTTAAAAATAAATGGAGAAGAAAAGCAAAAAAGTAACACAGCTTATATGATTAATGATTTTGCTGATATTATTTCTTTTATTTCTGAATATATGACTTTACAACCTGGAGACTTAATTTTTACAGGAACACCAGCCTTAGGTAAAGGAGAGATTTTTAAAGGTGATCAATTACAATGTTCTATAAATGGTGAATTGCTACTAGATTTTAAAATGATATAA
- a CDS encoding DNA topoisomerase IV subunit B — MSKETKYTEDNIRSLDWKEHIRMRPGMYIGKLGDGSSADDGIYILVKEVLDNSIDEYVMGAGKTIEISIQGSKVTVRDYGRGIPLGKVVDVVSKMNTGGKYDSKAFKKSVGLNGVGTKAVNALSSYFRVESSREGKSASAEFSQGNLENEEFLEETSRRKGTKVSFVPDETIFKNYKFRNEYVAKMLKNYVYLNPGLTIIFNGEKFFSKNGLKDLLEDNNNTDDMLYPIIHLKGDDIEVALTHSKTQYSEEYYSFVNGQHTTQGGTHQSAFREAIVKTIREFYGKNFEASDIRKSIIAAIAIKVMEPVFESQTKTKLGSTDMGGDLPTVRTYINDFVKTKLDNYLHKNTEVADKLLKKIVQAEKERKELSGIRKLARDRAKKASLHNKKLRDCRIHLGDIKKENYLETTLFITEGDSASGSITKSRNVNTQAVFSLKGKPLNSYGLSKKIVYENEEFNLLQAALNIEDGLEDLRYNNIVIATDADVDGMHIRLLLITFFLQFFPELIKEGHLYILETPLFRVRNKKQTFYCYSDEEKREAIEKLKGKPEITRFKGLGEISPNEFVHFIGDDIRLDPVMLDKEMSIEQMLQFYMGKNTPDRQKFIINNLKVELDYVEEEV, encoded by the coding sequence ATGAGTAAAGAAACAAAATATACAGAAGATAATATTAGATCATTAGACTGGAAAGAGCATATTAGAATGCGTCCAGGAATGTATATTGGAAAATTAGGTGATGGTTCTTCTGCAGATGATGGTATTTATATTCTAGTAAAGGAGGTTTTAGATAACTCTATAGATGAATATGTGATGGGTGCAGGTAAAACCATCGAAATTTCTATACAGGGTAGCAAAGTTACTGTTCGTGATTATGGACGTGGAATTCCTTTAGGAAAAGTGGTTGATGTTGTTTCTAAAATGAATACTGGAGGGAAGTATGACTCTAAAGCCTTTAAAAAATCTGTAGGTTTAAATGGAGTTGGTACAAAAGCAGTAAACGCACTTTCTTCATACTTTAGAGTAGAATCTTCAAGAGAAGGAAAATCGGCTTCAGCAGAATTTAGTCAAGGAAATTTAGAAAACGAAGAATTTTTAGAAGAAACTTCACGTAGAAAAGGTACTAAAGTTTCATTTGTACCAGATGAAACCATATTTAAAAACTACAAGTTCAGAAATGAATACGTAGCTAAAATGTTAAAAAATTATGTATATCTAAATCCAGGATTAACCATAATTTTTAACGGCGAAAAATTCTTTTCTAAAAACGGATTAAAAGATCTACTTGAAGATAATAACAATACAGATGATATGCTGTATCCTATTATCCACTTAAAAGGAGATGATATAGAAGTTGCACTAACTCATAGTAAAACGCAATATTCAGAAGAGTATTATTCTTTTGTAAATGGTCAGCATACAACTCAAGGTGGTACTCATCAATCAGCTTTTAGAGAAGCTATTGTAAAAACCATTCGTGAATTTTATGGTAAGAATTTTGAGGCTTCAGATATTCGTAAATCTATTATTGCAGCAATTGCTATAAAAGTGATGGAACCCGTTTTTGAAAGTCAGACAAAAACAAAATTAGGTTCTACAGATATGGGTGGAGATTTACCTACAGTAAGAACTTATATTAACGATTTTGTAAAAACAAAGTTGGATAATTATCTGCATAAAAATACAGAAGTAGCAGATAAGCTTCTAAAGAAAATTGTTCAAGCAGAAAAAGAGCGTAAAGAACTTTCAGGAATTCGAAAATTAGCTAGAGATAGAGCTAAAAAAGCAAGTTTACACAATAAGAAACTACGTGATTGTAGAATTCATTTAGGTGATATTAAAAAAGAAAATTATTTAGAAACTACGCTATTTATAACAGAGGGAGATTCTGCTTCTGGTTCTATAACAAAATCTAGAAATGTAAACACACAAGCTGTTTTTAGTTTAAAAGGGAAACCTTTAAATTCTTATGGATTAAGCAAGAAAATTGTTTACGAAAATGAGGAATTTAATCTTTTGCAGGCAGCTTTAAATATCGAAGATGGCTTAGAAGATTTAAGATATAATAATATTGTAATTGCAACAGATGCAGATGTTGATGGTATGCATATTCGTTTGTTATTAATTACATTTTTTCTGCAATTTTTTCCAGAATTGATAAAAGAAGGGCATTTATATATTCTTGAAACACCATTGTTTCGAGTAAGAAATAAAAAACAAACGTTCTATTGTTATTCAGATGAAGAAAAACGAGAAGCCATAGAAAAGTTAAAAGGAAAACCAGAAATTACTAGATTTAAAGGTTTGGGTGAAATATCACCAAATGAATTTGTTCATTTTATTGGTGATGACATTCGTTTAGATCCTGTAATGTTAGATAAAGAAATGTCTATAGAACAAATGTTGCAATTCTATATGGGTAAGAATACACCTGATAGACAAAAATTTATCATCAATAATTTAAAGGTTGAATTAGATTACGTAGAAGAGGAAGTTTAG